Genomic segment of Cronobacter dublinensis subsp. dublinensis LMG 23823:
CGCCGCCGCGTACTCGCGCGGATAGCCTTTCTTTTCCATCTCCGGGATCATCACGCTGCCGATAGAAGCGGTATCCGCCACTGACGAGCCGGAAATCGCACCGAAAAACGTCGAGGCGACGATATTTACCAGCGACAGCCCGCCGCGGATAAAGCCCACAAATAGATAGGCGAAGTTCACCAGCCGACGGGCGATGCCGCCTTCGGCCATGATCGCGCCCGCCAGAATAAAAAACGGAATCGCCAGCAGCGTGAATTTGTTAACGCCGCTGGTTATCTGAATCATTAACGCCTCCAGCGGCAGGTCTATCCAGAGCGCGCCCACGATGGCGCTCAGGCCCACCGCGAAAGCGACCGGCATGCCCAGCGCCAGCAGCACGGCAAGCGTGGCCAGTAAGATAAAAGCGTCCATGGTGTTCCCCGTCAGCTATGGTTGCCAATCAGCACGACCGGACGGTTCTCCTGAGAACCCAGCAGCAGTCGTTCGATGACAAACAGAATCATGATCGCCGAGCCAATCGGCAGCGGCAGGTAGCTCTCCCCTGAGGTCAGCACCGGGAATTCCGCGACCGGCTGCTCCCAGAGCTCCACGCACAACAGGGCGCTGTAGTAAAACATCACCAGTGAGATAACCAGCATCAGCACGTCGACAATGCGCGCGCAGACCCGCTGCGCGAACGCGGGCAGACGGTCGGTGAGCATGTTCACCGCAATGTGCGATCCCGCGCGATAGCCCACCGCCGCGCCGATAAACGTGAACGTGACCATACAGATAATGGCGACCGGCTCAGGCCAGGATTCACCGCGATTAAGCGCGTAGCGTGAGAAAATACCAATCGGGATCACGACCGTCATAATCAACAGCGCAAACCCGGCCACCACCATGGCGAGCAGGTACAGGCGATCCATCCAGACCAGCAAGAATCGGGACATAACAACTCCGCAGAGGGTAAGGCGCCGGGAGAGCCCGGCGCGGAGGATCATTTAACGTCGGCGATAGCCTGCATCAGCGCCTGGTGCTTCGCGCCATACTGCTCGCGTACCGGCTCTGTCGCTTTCACGAAATACGCTTTATCGATGTCGTGGAACTGCACGCCGCCCGCTTTCATTTTGTCGAGCGCCTGTTTGTTATAGGCATTCCACAGCTCGCGCTGCTCCATTTGCGCCTCGCGGGCAAGGGTCAGGATTTTCTGCTGCTGCTCGGGTTTGAGCTTGTCCCACTTCACTTTCGAATAAAGCAGCATTTCGGGAATGATAAAGTGGCCGCTCAGGGTGTAGTGTTTGGCGACCGGCAGGTAGTTGTGAGCGATATAGGTCGGCGGGTTATTTTCCGCGCCGTCGATAACGCCGGTTTGCAGGCCGCTGTAAACTTCGCTCACGCCCATCGCGACCGCGTTCGCGCCCATCGCCTTCAGCGTGCCGATAGCGACAGGGCTGCCCTGGACGCGGATTTTCATGCCCTGTAAATCTTCCGGTTTGATGACCGGGTTTTTAGTAATTAAGTTGCGGGTGCCCGAATCCATCCAGCCTAAAAAGACCAGCCGCGATTTCGGGCTACTGGTGAGTTTGTCGCCGATTTGCTTGCCGATATCGCCGTCGATGACCTTATGCATATGGTCTTCATCGCGAAACACATAGGGCAGCGTAAACACTTCGATCTCCGGCAAAATCGCTGCGACCGGCGCCATCGAGACGCGGATCATGTCGATAGCCCCCATCTGCGCCTGCTCGATCATCTGCTTCTCATCGCCCAGTACGCCGCCCGGAAAGACTTTGATTTCCAGGTCGCCATTGGTTTGTTGTTCTAACTTTTCACCCATATTTTGCACGGCGACGACGTTCGGATACCCCTGCGGGTGAACATCGGCCGCTTTAATCACTTGCGCGTGAAGAGCGGGCGCAAACAGCAGTGACGCGGTGGACAGGCACAGACCGGCGAAAGCCGGTATCAATCGCTTTTTCATCGGGTCGCTCCAGAAGGTATAGACAGGCTAGTTATAAAACGGCGTTTTAATTTAACGGTTATAAATTAGACGACGTCCTGTAAAGCCGGGGTGAAGCGCCTCACAAAAGCAAAAACTCTGAAACAGGGGTTTAAAAAGAATGTGACGCAGGTTCAGAAAGCCGCAGGGCGCGGCTCTGGAAGGAATTACTGACCTTTACGCAGCACATAGCGATACGGCAGCGTTTCGGTTTGCGAGGCCACCAGTTCATGCTCCATAAAGCGGCAGAAACCGGGGATATCGCGCGTCGTCGCCGGATCGTCGGCCACGATCAGCAGCGTTTCGCCAGGCTGCATATGGCGCACGGTTTTACGCACCATCATTATCGGCTCAGGGCAGCGCAGCCCGAGGGCGTCCAGGGTGTGGTCAGGATTGGCGAACAGATCGGTCATGCTTCTCTCGGGTCAGTGAAAAACCGCTTTAGTTTACGCGCCGTTTTTTGTGACGCAACTCATGTGAACGATTGCGTTAAAATTAACCATTGCATTGGCGACGCAAAGCAGTATCATGCGGCGGCTTTTGCGCAAACGCGCTGCGTCTGCCTTAAGCGTGAAGATGAACTGGGTTCCCTCACCCCAACTGACAAAAAGGTCACAATATGACGTCCTTTACTTCTGGTCAGCGCCGCAACGCGCTCGTCTGGCTTTCGTTGTTTCATTTGCTGGTGATCACCTCCAGCAACTATCTGGTGCAGCTGCCGGTCTCCATTTTTGGTTTTCACACCACCTGGGGCGCGTTTAGCTTTCCGTTTATTTTCCTCGCCACCGATCTGACCGTGCGCATTTTTGGCGCGCCGCTGGCACGACGCATTATTTTCGCCGTGATGGTGCCTGCGCTGCTCGTCTCCTACGTCATCTCCTCGCTGTTCTACATGGGTAGCTGGCAGGGGTTTGGCGCGCTGGCGCACTTCAACCTGTTTGTGGCGCGCATCGCGACCGCGAGCTTTATGGCGTATGCGCTGGGGCAAATTCTCGACGTGCATGTCTTTAACCGCCTGCGTCAGAGCCCGCGCTGGTGGCTCGCGCCGGGCGCGTCGCTGCTGCTCGGCAACGTCAGCGACACGCTGTCGTTTTTCTTTATCGCCTTCTGGCGCAGCCCCGACCCGTTTATGGCCGAACACTGGATGGAAATCGCGCTTGTGGACTACACCTTCAAGGTGCTTATCAGCCTGATTTTCTTCCTGCCGATGTATGGCGTTCTGCTGAATATGCTGTTGAAAAAGCTGGCGGATAAATCCGATTTCCGCGTGCTGCAGCGCGGTTAAAGGTTCACGGAATTTCTTGTGTTAAGATGCAGGGATGGGTCGTGATGACCGTCTCTTGTAAAGGAATAAGTGAATGCGCAATCTGGTGAAATATGTCGGTATTGGCCTGCTGGTGATGGGGCTTGCCGCCTGCGACAACAAAGACAGCAACGCGCCGGCAAGCGCCGGTGCTTCCCAGAGTGAAGCCTCCGGCCAGCCAATCAGCCTGCTGGATGGCAAACTGAGCTTCTCGCTGCCTGCGGATATGACCGATCAGAGCGGGAAACTGGGCACCCAGGCGAACAACATGCACGTCTACTCCGATGCCACTGGCCAGAAAGCGGTTATCGTAATTATCGGTCAGCAGAGCCAGGAGTCGCTGGAAGTGCTGGCGAAGCGTCTTGAAGATCAGCAGCGCGCCCGCGACCCGCAGCTGCAGGTCGTGACCAATAAAGCGATTGAAGTCAAAGGCCAGAAGATGCAGCAGCTCGACACCGTCATCTCTGCCAAAGGCCAGACCGCTTACTCTTCCGTGCTGCTGGGCAACGTTGATAACCAGCTGCTGACCTTGCAAATCACGCTGCCTGCCGACAATCAGCAGCAGGCGCAGAGCACCGCAGAGAACATCATCAACACCATCGTGGTGAAATAAGCCGCGATAAACGTGCTTATCTCAACGGCCTGCCTTTTACGGGGCGGGCCGTTTTTTTAAGCGCAGGCTCAACAGAATGGCGAGCGCCACGAGCCCTGCCGCCGCGAGGTAAATCGCCGGTACGCCCGCCCAGGCCATCAGCACGCCCGCCGCAGGGCCGGTTATCCCAAGCGACAGATCCATAAACAGCGTATAGGTGGCGAGCGCCGCGCCCTGATTGCTCTGCGGCACCGCCTTCACCGCCACGACGCCAAGCGCCGGGAACACCAGCGAAAAGCCCGCGCCCGCCAGAAACGTGCCCGCTTTCGCCATCCACGGATCGACCGCCAGCCCCACCAGCAGCAGCCCGAGCGTTTCGACGACGCCGCAGATAAGCGTCACGTTAATGCCGCCCAGCCGGTTTATCGCGTTAGGGAACAACAACCGCGTGCCGACGAACGCGCCGCTAAAGAGCGTGAGCGCAAACGCCGCGCCGTCCCAGCCTTTCGCCTGATAGAAGAGCGTGATAAAGGTGGCGATCACCCCAAAGCCGGAGGTCGTAAGCGCAAGCGCCATACCGAACGGCCAGACTTTACCGAGCACCGCGCGAAACGGCAGCGGTTTGCCTTTGCTGGCCTTCACCGCCGGGCGCGGCAGCGCTAACACAATGCCGAGCAGCGCCACGCCCATGATGACGCCCGCCACCAGCGGCAGGCCGCCCAGCCGGTAACAGAGCGCGCCGAGCGGCGCCCCGACCGCCATCGCCCCATAGGTGACGACGCCGTTCCAGGAGATAACTTTGCCGATATGCGCCGAACCGACCACCCCGACACCCCAGAGCGTCGAGCCGGTCCCCGCGCAGCTCTGCCCAAAGCCCAGCACTACGCGCCCGAGGCATAGCAGCGCCAGCGACGCCAGCGGCCAGCCGCCGCCCCACCACGCCAGAAAATAGCTCGCGCCGCTCAGCAGACAGCCGAACATGCCGACGATCACGACGGTTTTCGGCCCCCAGAGATCGGCGTAACGCCCGGCATGAGGACGGCTTATCAGCGTGGCGATATACTGCAGGCTGATAACAAGCCCCGCCCAGAACGGGCTAAATCCCATCACATCATGGACATAGCCTGGCAGTACCGCCAGCGGCAGGCCGATAGTCAGGAAGGTAGCGAAGTTAAAAATAACAATAGAGACGATTTTCAGGTTCAGCCGCAGGCCGCTTAACGCGGGTTCGGCGCAGACATCCGGCATGACATTTCACTTTTTCAGCAACAGCGGTAGCGACAGTATAAACCTGATATTTCCTGCAACGGAAACCTCAGGCTTTCAGACTTCCCCTCTGCGGCGCATTGCCCAATGCACACTACACTAAGAAAGCCCTCATAAAAGGAATTGGTTATGATTGGTCCACAACGACCCCAACAACCCCAACAAGATAAAGTCGGCCTGCATATGCTGCAAAAGCTGGCGGCGCTGGTCATCATTCTGGCGGGCATTCACGCCGCGGCAGACATGATTGTTCCGCTGCTGCTGGCGCTGTTTCTGGCTATTGTGCTCAACCCGCTGGTGACCTGGTTTATGCGCCGGGGCTTTCGCCGCCCTGTCGCCATTACGATTGTCGTGATTGTGATGCTGATAGGCCTGACGCTACTGTTAGGCGTGCTCGCCGCCTCGTTTAATGAGTTTGTCGCGTTAATGCCGAAATATAATAAGGAACTGACGCGAAAACTGCTTCATCTACAGCAAATGGTGCCGTTTATGCATCTGCACCTTTCGCCGGAGCGCATGCTGCAACGCATGGACTCAGAGAAAATGGTGACCTTCGCGACCACGCTGATGACGCAACTCTCCGGCGCGATGGCGAGTATTGTGCTGCTGGTGATGACCGTCGTCTTTATGCTGTTTGAAGTGCGCCACGTGCCTTATAAGCTGCGCTTCGCGCTCTCTAACCCGCAGCTGCACATCGCCGGGCTGCACCGCGCGCTAAAAGGCGTCAGCCACTATCTGGCGCTTAAAACGCTTATCAGTCTCTGGACCGGCGTAATTATCTGGCTCGGCCTGACGCTGCTGGATATTCAGTTCGCGCTGATGTGGGGCGTGCTGGGCTTTTTACTCAATTACATTCCGAATATCGGCGCGGTGCTGTCGGCCATTCCGCCGATGATCCAGGCGCTGCTGTTCAACGGCGTGTATGAAGTCTTTATGGTTGGCCTGCTGTTTTTGCTGGTGCACATGATCCTCGGCAATATCCTCGAACCGCGCATGATGGGCCACCGCCTCGGGATGTCCACGATGGTGGTATTCCTCTCGTTGCTGTTCTGGGGATGGCTGCTGGGGCCGGTCGGTATGCTGCTCTCGGTGCCGCTCACCAGCGTCTGTAAGATCTGGATGGAAACCACGCATGGCGGCAGCAAACTCGCTGTTCTGCTGGGCCCGGGTCGCCCAAAAACCCGGTTGCCGGGGTAGTCACCCTACCAGGTGGGGTAGGTGTTCGTGTTTTATCAGCGGGTATAATCATGCCCGCTTTTTTATGCGCTAATTCTGAAACAAGCCTCGTCTTATTTCCGGCTATTACGCCTTGACGGCGAACAGATTCAAACGAATTAATTTCAATTGTTTCACAATTATTTTTCATTGCTCTGATGTCATTGAACTTTCAATGATTTCCCGAACAAGCGCCCGCCAACACTTAACCGCATTACGAAAACCGCCGATATAAACAATCTTTGAAACAACGGCTTATAAAGATGTGTGTTCACTTAATTGCTATTACCGGGATGCTATTGCTTACGCGCTAGCATTATTTTACTATTTGTATAAATAAGTAAATTCTGATTTTAAAAAGTAATAGCATCTAATGCCAACCAGACGCCG
This window contains:
- a CDS encoding TRAP transporter small permease encodes the protein MSRFLLVWMDRLYLLAMVVAGFALLIMTVVIPIGIFSRYALNRGESWPEPVAIICMVTFTFIGAAVGYRAGSHIAVNMLTDRLPAFAQRVCARIVDVLMLVISLVMFYYSALLCVELWEQPVAEFPVLTSGESYLPLPIGSAIMILFVIERLLLGSQENRPVVLIGNHS
- the tusA gene encoding sulfurtransferase TusA, which encodes MTDLFANPDHTLDALGLRCPEPIMMVRKTVRHMQPGETLLIVADDPATTRDIPGFCRFMEHELVASQTETLPYRYVLRKGQ
- a CDS encoding DcrB family lipoprotein, whose amino-acid sequence is MRNLVKYVGIGLLVMGLAACDNKDSNAPASAGASQSEASGQPISLLDGKLSFSLPADMTDQSGKLGTQANNMHVYSDATGQKAVIVIIGQQSQESLEVLAKRLEDQQRARDPQLQVVTNKAIEVKGQKMQQLDTVISAKGQTAYSSVLLGNVDNQLLTLQITLPADNQQQAQSTAENIINTIVVK
- a CDS encoding MFS transporter, which translates into the protein MPDVCAEPALSGLRLNLKIVSIVIFNFATFLTIGLPLAVLPGYVHDVMGFSPFWAGLVISLQYIATLISRPHAGRYADLWGPKTVVIVGMFGCLLSGASYFLAWWGGGWPLASLALLCLGRVVLGFGQSCAGTGSTLWGVGVVGSAHIGKVISWNGVVTYGAMAVGAPLGALCYRLGGLPLVAGVIMGVALLGIVLALPRPAVKASKGKPLPFRAVLGKVWPFGMALALTTSGFGVIATFITLFYQAKGWDGAAFALTLFSGAFVGTRLLFPNAINRLGGINVTLICGVVETLGLLLVGLAVDPWMAKAGTFLAGAGFSLVFPALGVVAVKAVPQSNQGAALATYTLFMDLSLGITGPAAGVLMAWAGVPAIYLAAAGLVALAILLSLRLKKRPAP
- a CDS encoding TRAP transporter substrate-binding protein → MKKRLIPAFAGLCLSTASLLFAPALHAQVIKAADVHPQGYPNVVAVQNMGEKLEQQTNGDLEIKVFPGGVLGDEKQMIEQAQMGAIDMIRVSMAPVAAILPEIEVFTLPYVFRDEDHMHKVIDGDIGKQIGDKLTSSPKSRLVFLGWMDSGTRNLITKNPVIKPEDLQGMKIRVQGSPVAIGTLKAMGANAVAMGVSEVYSGLQTGVIDGAENNPPTYIAHNYLPVAKHYTLSGHFIIPEMLLYSKVKWDKLKPEQQQKILTLAREAQMEQRELWNAYNKQALDKMKAGGVQFHDIDKAYFVKATEPVREQYGAKHQALMQAIADVK
- a CDS encoding 7-cyano-7-deazaguanine/7-aminomethyl-7-deazaguanine transporter; translation: MTSFTSGQRRNALVWLSLFHLLVITSSNYLVQLPVSIFGFHTTWGAFSFPFIFLATDLTVRIFGAPLARRIIFAVMVPALLVSYVISSLFYMGSWQGFGALAHFNLFVARIATASFMAYALGQILDVHVFNRLRQSPRWWLAPGASLLLGNVSDTLSFFFIAFWRSPDPFMAEHWMEIALVDYTFKVLISLIFFLPMYGVLLNMLLKKLADKSDFRVLQRG
- a CDS encoding AI-2E family transporter, with the protein product MIGPQRPQQPQQDKVGLHMLQKLAALVIILAGIHAAADMIVPLLLALFLAIVLNPLVTWFMRRGFRRPVAITIVVIVMLIGLTLLLGVLAASFNEFVALMPKYNKELTRKLLHLQQMVPFMHLHLSPERMLQRMDSEKMVTFATTLMTQLSGAMASIVLLVMTVVFMLFEVRHVPYKLRFALSNPQLHIAGLHRALKGVSHYLALKTLISLWTGVIIWLGLTLLDIQFALMWGVLGFLLNYIPNIGAVLSAIPPMIQALLFNGVYEVFMVGLLFLLVHMILGNILEPRMMGHRLGMSTMVVFLSLLFWGWLLGPVGMLLSVPLTSVCKIWMETTHGGSKLAVLLGPGRPKTRLPG